Sequence from the Acidobacteriota bacterium genome:
AACAAATTTCTCATTACAAAATTATTAAAAAACTCGGCGCGGGCGGAATGGGTGAAGTTTATCTCGCCGAAGACACACGCTTGTTTCGTCAGGTCGCTCTAAAAATTTTACCGGCATCCTATCAATACGACCCCGAACGCCGTTCACGGTTTTTGAAAGAAGCGCGCGCCGCTTCCGCCTTGCGTTCGCCAAATACCGCAGCAATTTATGACATCGGCGAACATCAGGGGTTGAGCTTTATCGTGATGGAATATGTCGAAGGCGATTTATTGTCACGCAAAATTCATTGCGGGCCGCTTGCTGAAACCGCTGTTCTTGATATTGCCGCGCAGGTCGTTGAAGCCCTCGACGAAGCCCATTCACTTAACATCATTCACCGCGATATTAAATGCTCGAATATTATGATAACCCCGCGCGGGCTGGTGAAACTGCTCGATTTCGGGTTGGCGCGCGTCACCGGGCGACTCAATGAAGACGGGCGGCATTATGAAACCCAGCCGCTTGCCAACGAAGCGGATAATTTTTCCAACTACCCCACGGTTCAATTGAATGAAACGAATGCTGCAACCGTTTTACTCGATGACTCAGCCGCGACCGATGCGCTTGATATTTCAACCAATCCGACCGTGGCGCTTGATGACCTGAGCCAACCAACAGTGACGCTCGACGAAACTTCGCAACCGACTGTGGCGCTTGATGAATACGCCACGCGCCTTGATTCAGCAAACCCAAAAATGCAAGCCGACAGTTTCAAAACGGTTTACGCGCCCGAGGTCGCGCAAGAGGCAACGCCCGCGTTCCAGGAAACGGCTGTTGGCGTGGTGATGGGCACGGTGCCTTATATGTCGCCCGAACAGGCTTTCGGGCTTGCGCTCGACCCGCGCACGGATTTATTCAGCCTCGGCGTGGTGATGTATGAACTCGCGACCGGCGCGCTGCCGTTTACCGGCAACACTGAGCGCGAACTCATTCAAAACATCGGCTTCACAGAACCCGCGCCGCTCACTGCGCTTAAACCCGGTCTCTCTGCGGAATTCGCGCGCGTGGTGAAAAAATGTCTCGAAAAAGCCCGCGAAAATCGCTATCAAACGGCGCGCGATTTATTAAACGATTTACAGGAGATTCAACAGGCGGCAAAAAATACCGCATCACTGACTAAGTCAACCGGAGCGGTTCGCAAACGTTCACGCAAAGCCATTGACGCGCTCGCCATTTTGCCTTTTGAAAATGACAGCCACGATGCGGACGCCGAGTTTTTAAGCGATGGCATCACCGAAAGCATCATCAATAACCTGTCACAAATTGGCAAACTCAAAGTCATGGCGCGGTCAACGGTGTTTCGCTACAAAGGCAAAGCCATTGACCCGCAAGCGGTCGCAGCGGAACTCGGAGTTCGCGGCGTACTGACCGGCAGAGTCCTGCAACGCGGCGACCGGCTGGTCATCAAAACCGAATTGATTGACGCGGACGACGGGTCGCAACTCTGGGGCGAACAATTCAACCGGCAACTCGCAGACATCTTCGCTATCGAAGAAGAGATTTCCAGAGAGATTTCCGACAAACTGAAACTCAAACTGACCGGCGAACAGAAAAAACGTTTAAGCAAACGCCACACCCAGAACACTGACGCTTATCAGGAATATTTGAAAGGGCGCTTTCATTGGAACAAACGCTCGCGCGACGGGTTGCATAAAAGCATCGAGCATTTCAACAAAGCGATTGATATTGACCCCAATTATGCGCTCGCTTATGCGGGACTCGCAGACGCTTATAACATCATCGCCAGTTACAGTTCATCGCCACCCAGCGAAGCCTTTCCGAAAGCGCGTTCGGCGGCGACTCGCGCTTTAGCGTTGGACGAGGCGCTCGCCGAAGCTCACACCTCACTGGCGTTTGTGAAACTCGGATACGATTGGGACTGGGCGGCTGCCGAACGCGAATTTCGCACAGCGATTGCGCTCAATCCGGGCTATGCGACAGCCCATCTCTGGTATGCGCTATATCTCGTCGCCCTGCAACGCCACGATGAAGCGCTCGTTGAAATGCAAAAGGCGCAAGAGATTGACCCGATGTCTTTACCGATTAAAGCCAATCTCGGTTGGTTGTTGTATATGAGCCGCGATTACGACGCAGCGATTGACCAACTGCATAAAACTTTGGAGATTGAACCGAACTTTCTACTGGCGCGACGGCGTTTGTGGCAGGTCTATGCCATCAAAGGAATGTACGAAGCCTCGGCTGCCGAATTTCAAAAGGCGCTACAGATTGCCGGTGAAGACCTGGAAACCTTAGCTTCCCAAGCCTATTTTTATGCGCTTTCCGGTAATCGCGATGAAGCCCATCGGCTGCTTGAAGAACTCGGCGACCTGTCGTGTCATCAATATGTACCGGCATATTTTCTTGCAAGAATTTTCGTCGGGCTTGGCGACAAAGATCGCGCCTTTAAATTTTTGGATATGGCATTTGAAGAGCGTTACGGGTTGCTCGCGTATATGAATGTCGAACCGGAACTCGATTTATTGCGCGATGACCCGCGCTTTGCCGATCTGGCGCGGCGTGTTGGTTTAAATTAATTGGAAAAGTACAATCGCTTTTCACCTTTCATTCAGGAATAATTCCGTAATCACAGTGGATTTTCATTTGGGTTGCTAATCGCTGTTTGCTTGGCTAAAAATCACTGGCATAATCAAACCCGTATTGGGCGACAATAAATTTTAAATTGGCAAAGCAACAAGCTATGCAGAAGATGTCTTTCGCAGCCGGTACAAGTTTTTCGCATTATCGCATCATGTCCAGACTCGGTTCGGGCGGCATGGGTGAAGTGTACCTGGCGGAAGACACGCGACTCGGACGCAAAGTGGCGCTCAAAGTCTTGCCTTCGCATTTTACCCACGAAGCCGACCGCTTGCGGCGCTTCGAGCAGGAAGCGCGCGCCGCCTCGGCTTTGAACCATCCCAATATCATCACCATTTTTGAAGTCGGTCACACAGGCGAACTCAATTACATCGTCACCGAATTTATTGAAGGACAAACCCTCAGACAACGCATGATGAGCGGGCGACTAAGCCTCCGCGACGCCTTAAAGATTGCCATTCAAGTCGCCAACGCGCTGAGCGCAGCCCATGCGGCAGGCATCGTGCATCGCGACATCAAACCTGAAAATGTGATGGTGCGTCCCGATGGTTATGTCAAAGTCGTCGATTTTGGACTGGTGAAACTTACGGAACCACTGCCGAATTCCGGCGAGATTGATGATGAAACGGAAACCCAGATTTTAAGCACCGACCCAAGCATCGTCATGGGCACGCCGCATTATATGTCGCCCGAACAGGCGCGCGGCATGAGCATCGATGCGCGCGCCGATATTTTCAGCCTCGGCTCGATGGTTTATGAAATGGTTTCGGGACGCACGCCCTTTGAAGGTTCAACGCCAGGCGAAATCATCGCTTCGATTCTCTACAAAGAGCCACCCTTACTGGCGCGTTACTCAAGAGAAGTGCCGCAGGAGTTGGAGCGCATCGTCACCAAAGCCCTGCGCAAAGACCGTGAAGAACGCTATCAAACCGCCAAAGACATCGCGCTCGATTTAAAAAATCTGCGTCAGCATCTGGCATTTGAAGAAATTCGCGAACGTTCGATGACGCCCGATGTGAGTTACGAAGTCAGTACGATTCGCAATAGCGGCAGTCGCCCGACGGTGGTTGACTATTCGCGAGATGAATTTTTCACAGGCGATATGCAGCCCGTGCGTCCGATGTCGAGCGCCGAATACATCATCACCGAACTTAAACAACGCAAGAAAACCGTCTTCTTTTCGTTGTTCGCAGTGATTCTCGCGGTTGTCGCGTTGATTTATTTTAATGGCAGAAACAAGACCGCTGTTGATTCCATCGCCGTCCTGCCCTTTGTCAATACCGGCGGCGAACCGAGTTCCGATTATGTTGCAGACGGCATGACTGAAAGTTTGATTAAAAATCTTTCGCAATTGCCTAAGCTCAAAGTCATGTCGTTGATTTCCGTCTTGCGTTACAAAGGCGGCGATGTTGACCCGCGCGCGGTTGGTCGCGACCTCAGTGTGCAGGCGGTGCTGTCGGGCAGAATCAGCAAACGCGATGATGGCGTCCTGGTCAACATCGAACTCGTTGATGCCCGCGATAACACGCGCATCTGGGGCGAACAATATCAACGCAAATTCTCGGACATCCTTGCTTTGCAGGAAGAAATCCTGCGCAGCATTTCGCAAAAACTCCAACTCAAACTCAACAGCGATGAGCGCAAACGCCTGGAAGCCTATCAACTCTATTTGATGGGACGCAATTATTGGAACAAGCGTCGCGCCGACGATGTGCGCAAAGGTTTGGATTATTTCCAACAGGCAATTGATAAAAATCCGCAATACGCGCCGGCTTATGCAGGGCTTGCCGATTCTTACAACCTGCTGGTGGTTTATGGCATTATGCCGCCGCACGAGGCTTTCCCTAAAGCCAAAGAAGCCGCCGAAAAAGCCCTCGCTTTGGATGACACTCTGGCTGAAGCGCATACCTCGCTGGCGTTCGTCAAAAGCCGTTATGAGTGGGATTGGGAAGGCGCAGAAGCCGCCTTTCGTCGCGCCATCGAACTCAATCCCAATTACGCGCTCGCCAGACAATGGTACGCCAATCATCTGGTTTCCGTCGGTCGCAGCCTGGAAGCCATTGAAGAATCGAAACGCACACAGGAACTTGACCCGCTGTCGCTGATGGCAAACGCGCAAATCGGATGGATTTATTTTTACTCGCGGCAATATGATGCGGGCGCGAAAGCCTGTCAAAAGGCGATTGAGATGGGACCCAATTTCTTTTCGGCGCGGCGTTATTACGGGTTGATTCTCGAAGCGCAAAATAAATATGACGAAGCCATCGAGCAATTTGAAAAAGGACGCGAATCATCAGCCAACAATCCGATTATGATTGCCGCCCTGGGTCACGCTTATGCCGTTGCCGGAAAAAAACGCGAAGCGCAAAAACTGTTGGATGAACTCACCAATGAACCCAACGAACGCAAACCTTCGTCTTACGACATTGCGGTGATTTACACAGGGCTTGGCGAAACCGAAAAAGCCATTGAGTGGTTGGAAAAAGCTTATGAAGAACGCAACGAATATTTGTCTTATGTAAAAGCCGACCCGCGTTTTGACCCGTTACGCACCGACCCGCGTTTTCAGGATATCTTGCGCCGCATGAGCTTGATGAATTAATCAATAACCTTTGAGCAAGCGGTGTTTGACGGCGCTTTCAATGGCTTTGGATTTTGCTTTGCGCGATTCGTCTCAACGGACTTTTTCGCACACCACCAGCCAGTCCCAGGGGTAAGGCGGCGTCAATTCATCTGCCGATTCATCCAACTCAAGCCGCCAATCGTATTCGACTTTTTCAAACGATTTCACCTCGAGTCCCACGCGATGCAGTAAAACCAGCAACTCTTCTTTGACATAATGTTTGGTGGCAACGTTTTCGATATTGAGGATGCCGTTGGGGATAGAAAAATTTTTCAGACTGCCATCCGAAAGTTTTTCGTAAAGCGGATTTTTGCGCCGCTTGTTCAATTTTGCAAACCACTCGGCGATGCGAAACTGCGTGTAGAGCACCGATTCAACCGAAGGCGCAAGCAACAGCAGATGCCCGCCTTTAACGATTTTGCGTGACAGGTTCTGCAAAATCGCCAGCCGCTTTTCCGGCGATGGCATAATGATGACATTGGTGTTGATAGCAAAATGAGCTTTAGGGATGCGCAATTCGCCGTTACTCAAATCGCATTTCAAAAATCTGATATTTGAAAATTCTTCACACGACTTTTTGGCAACATCCAGGCATTTTTGTGAATGGTCGATGGCATAAACTTTATGAAACCTTTTGGCAAGCGTCGGCAAATATTTCCCTACACCGCAGCCGAAATCCGTCGCCTGATGTTCGCTTGACGCAAACCGGTCAATGTATTTGGCAAGAATGCCATGCTTATCATTTTTTAAGGTATCAAAAACTTCTTCATCGTAATTCGCCGCAAGGCTATCCCAGAATTTTTCGTCCATGGTTTTTTATTGAATAGATTGAGTAGTATTGAACGAAGATTTGCCCATTTTATCAGATGATTTTCTCGCGCAACTGCGGAAAAACCTTCGCCACTTTGTTTAACAAATACTCGCCATAAGTGCCCTGAAATTCATGAACACTCGCTTTATCCCAACGCTCATCCTTATCATCCTTGACTGCAAGGCTCAGGTCAATGGCTTTGACTTCAGCATTGAAATTCGGATCAAAGAAAAACGGAAACGATAACCGATTGTGGGTTGTCGGATTTTTCACGCGATGCGGCGTTGACCGATACAACCCGCCGGTCATGCGGTCAAGCATATCCCCCAGGTTACAGACAAACGTATTGGCAACCGGCGGCGCTTCGACCCATTGCGATTTTGATTTCACCTGCAAGCCGCCCGAATCGTCCTGTTTTAAAATCGTCAGCACACCATAATCCGTGTGTTCACCAACGCCCCAGCTTTTTTCAACTTCAAGGTCAGGCGGATAATTGAAGATGCGAAAAAGCGTCAATGGTTCAGCCGTATAGCGCTCATAAAAATAATTTTCATCGAGTTCGAGACTGAGCGCGATACCCTGCATCAATTGATGACCAAGCGCGGTCATCGCCGCCATATAGTCAAGCACCGTTTCACGAAATTCATTGAGTCCCGTCGGAAAGAGATTGCGCCCGTGCATCGGCGTATGCGCTTGAACCATTGGATGGTCATCACCGAGTTCCGCGCCGAAATAGATGCCTTCTTTCAAATCCGGTTTGCCGGATGTGAGTTCATCACCAACCGCAAAATAACCGCGCCAGGCGCGTCCGCCTCGTGCCATGCGAATTTGCAATTTGTCTGCAAGCGGTTGCGCGAAAAATTCGCGACTCAAATTTTCAAGCCTCGCTTGCAACGCTTCATCAACGCCGTGCCCGGTTATGTAAAAAAATCCGCATTCGCGACACGCCTGCCCGATTTGCGCTGCCACAGCGCGCCGTTCAGGCTTTTGCTGAACCAGCGCGCTGATGTCGATTATCGGGATGTGTGAAAACCCATCACTCATTTACTTTTTATTTTCGCTGATACAGTAGAGCGTATTTTGACTGCGCAGAAACAGTTCGCCATCGACAATCACCGGCGAGGCAATAAACATCTGATCTTCGAGTTTGTTGGTGGTTAAGACTTCGAGTTTATCGGTCATCTTCAAAATGATGACTTCGCCATCTTCGCTTGCCAGATAAAGTTTGCCGTTTGCGCCAACCGGCGAGGCTTTGAAATTATACGGACGCGGCAAACGCACCTGCTGAAAATAAGGCTCACCCGTCGCAACATTAAAACAACTGACCTGTCCGCCGTCGGTCAACACATAGAGTTTGCCGTCATGCAAAACCGGCGACGCCGTATAAGACATGCCGCGCGTATGCGTCCATAACACCGCATCGGTTCCGGTCAAATCACCTTCTTTGCCCAGTTTAATCGCCATCAATTTCGGGTCGCGATGCCCGCTCATCACGTACACTACGCCGTTATAAAAAATCGGCGCGGGAATCACATTTGAACCTAAGCCCGCACATTCCCAAATCACTTTGCCGGTTTGCGCGTCATAGCTTCGCACCTTCTTGCTTGCCGCCACGATGATTTGCCGCCGTCCGCCGTATTCAATAATCAACGGCACACTCCAGGCGCTGATTTCATCACGCGACACGCGCCACAACTCTTTACCGGTTTGTTTATCGAGCGCCACGATGAATGAACCGGCTTCGTGGTCAAAAGTCAAAATCAGTTTGTCTTTGTCGAGCGCCGGAGCCGTCCCTTCGCCGAATTGCAAGCGCATACGCATCTGCACGCCGAGGTCTTTTTCCCAGATGAGCTTGCCGTTCATATCGAAACAATAGACGCCGCGCGAACCGAAAGAGACATAAACATATTTGCCGTCGGTGACCGGCGAATTGGAAGCGAAGCTGCCATACATTCGATGGTAGCCTTCGTGCGGGGTGGCGACGCGGGCAGTTTTCTGCCAGAGAATTTTGCCGGTTTTACGATTGAGGCAAAGTACCTCGAATTTATGTTCGACCTGTGCCATCGCGCCGCCGCCTGATAATCCGCCGCGCCGCCCTTGCCCGCCTGCTTCAGGCGCAGGTGGCGGGGTTTTGCCCGTCGGCGTGGCAGTCGTCAGAAAAATTTTGTCGCCCCAGATGATTGGCGTCGAATGACCGCGACCGGGAATCGAGGCTTTCCATTTGATGTTTTTGGTTTCGTCCCAACTGGTCGGCGCATCGCCACGCGCCATGCCATTAAAAGAAGGTCCGCGCCATTCAGGCCAATGCGCCTGCTGGTTGTCGGCAATAACCGATGCATTAATTAACGAAAATAGAAACGCGGTTACAGCAAAGACCGATATTTTCTTCATAGCCTGTTTCACCTCAATGCAAAGTTGAACTTATCTTCGCCGGTCTACAATGAGTGCCGACGTTGGTGATTTAGAATCCACTGTGTTGAAGTTGATTTTGAATTAGAAACCCATCACTTAGGCGGTCAAAGACCGCTTGCTCAATGATTATTAATTCGTCCTTGAGTGACAGCTATACCAGATGAAACGGTTCGCGCTGCTGACGATTGTCAGTCTATTTTTTCTCTTCCGCCGCGATGTAGTTTGTCGTAATCAAGTCGTTATAAGTTTGATAACGCCCTTCGTCAAAATCTTTCAGAAAAACCTTCATCAATTGCAGCAAGGTTGTCAAACGATGCCCCGGAATGTGCGCCGGATGGGCATTGCGTCCTGCCGCGGCGCGAATGAACAAGCTTTTTTCGGTCATCGGCAATTTGCGCACATTTTCTGCAAAGGCTGCAAACGAACTGCTGCCGAAAAGATATTGCTCGACATTCGAGGTATAAAATGCAGTGACCGTAAATCCGTTTTTACGCAGGTAATCGCCAACCGCGACAATCGCTTTTTTGCCGCCGAAATC
This genomic interval carries:
- a CDS encoding protein kinase, which produces MLSEQISHYKIIKKLGAGGMGEVYLAEDTRLFRQVALKILPASYQYDPERRSRFLKEARAASALRSPNTAAIYDIGEHQGLSFIVMEYVEGDLLSRKIHCGPLAETAVLDIAAQVVEALDEAHSLNIIHRDIKCSNIMITPRGLVKLLDFGLARVTGRLNEDGRHYETQPLANEADNFSNYPTVQLNETNAATVLLDDSAATDALDISTNPTVALDDLSQPTVTLDETSQPTVALDEYATRLDSANPKMQADSFKTVYAPEVAQEATPAFQETAVGVVMGTVPYMSPEQAFGLALDPRTDLFSLGVVMYELATGALPFTGNTERELIQNIGFTEPAPLTALKPGLSAEFARVVKKCLEKARENRYQTARDLLNDLQEIQQAAKNTASLTKSTGAVRKRSRKAIDALAILPFENDSHDADAEFLSDGITESIINNLSQIGKLKVMARSTVFRYKGKAIDPQAVAAELGVRGVLTGRVLQRGDRLVIKTELIDADDGSQLWGEQFNRQLADIFAIEEEISREISDKLKLKLTGEQKKRLSKRHTQNTDAYQEYLKGRFHWNKRSRDGLHKSIEHFNKAIDIDPNYALAYAGLADAYNIIASYSSSPPSEAFPKARSAATRALALDEALAEAHTSLAFVKLGYDWDWAAAEREFRTAIALNPGYATAHLWYALYLVALQRHDEALVEMQKAQEIDPMSLPIKANLGWLLYMSRDYDAAIDQLHKTLEIEPNFLLARRRLWQVYAIKGMYEASAAEFQKALQIAGEDLETLASQAYFYALSGNRDEAHRLLEELGDLSCHQYVPAYFLARIFVGLGDKDRAFKFLDMAFEERYGLLAYMNVEPELDLLRDDPRFADLARRVGLN
- a CDS encoding protein kinase, yielding MAKQQAMQKMSFAAGTSFSHYRIMSRLGSGGMGEVYLAEDTRLGRKVALKVLPSHFTHEADRLRRFEQEARAASALNHPNIITIFEVGHTGELNYIVTEFIEGQTLRQRMMSGRLSLRDALKIAIQVANALSAAHAAGIVHRDIKPENVMVRPDGYVKVVDFGLVKLTEPLPNSGEIDDETETQILSTDPSIVMGTPHYMSPEQARGMSIDARADIFSLGSMVYEMVSGRTPFEGSTPGEIIASILYKEPPLLARYSREVPQELERIVTKALRKDREERYQTAKDIALDLKNLRQHLAFEEIRERSMTPDVSYEVSTIRNSGSRPTVVDYSRDEFFTGDMQPVRPMSSAEYIITELKQRKKTVFFSLFAVILAVVALIYFNGRNKTAVDSIAVLPFVNTGGEPSSDYVADGMTESLIKNLSQLPKLKVMSLISVLRYKGGDVDPRAVGRDLSVQAVLSGRISKRDDGVLVNIELVDARDNTRIWGEQYQRKFSDILALQEEILRSISQKLQLKLNSDERKRLEAYQLYLMGRNYWNKRRADDVRKGLDYFQQAIDKNPQYAPAYAGLADSYNLLVVYGIMPPHEAFPKAKEAAEKALALDDTLAEAHTSLAFVKSRYEWDWEGAEAAFRRAIELNPNYALARQWYANHLVSVGRSLEAIEESKRTQELDPLSLMANAQIGWIYFYSRQYDAGAKACQKAIEMGPNFFSARRYYGLILEAQNKYDEAIEQFEKGRESSANNPIMIAALGHAYAVAGKKREAQKLLDELTNEPNERKPSSYDIAVIYTGLGETEKAIEWLEKAYEERNEYLSYVKADPRFDPLRTDPRFQDILRRMSLMN
- a CDS encoding class I SAM-dependent methyltransferase → MDEKFWDSLAANYDEEVFDTLKNDKHGILAKYIDRFASSEHQATDFGCGVGKYLPTLAKRFHKVYAIDHSQKCLDVAKKSCEEFSNIRFLKCDLSNGELRIPKAHFAINTNVIIMPSPEKRLAILQNLSRKIVKGGHLLLLAPSVESVLYTQFRIAEWFAKLNKRRKNPLYEKLSDGSLKNFSIPNGILNIENVATKHYVKEELLVLLHRVGLEVKSFEKVEYDWRLELDESADELTPPYPWDWLVVCEKVR
- a CDS encoding 2-oxoglutarate and iron-dependent oxygenase domain-containing protein, encoding MSDGFSHIPIIDISALVQQKPERRAVAAQIGQACRECGFFYITGHGVDEALQARLENLSREFFAQPLADKLQIRMARGGRAWRGYFAVGDELTSGKPDLKEGIYFGAELGDDHPMVQAHTPMHGRNLFPTGLNEFRETVLDYMAAMTALGHQLMQGIALSLELDENYFYERYTAEPLTLFRIFNYPPDLEVEKSWGVGEHTDYGVLTILKQDDSGGLQVKSKSQWVEAPPVANTFVCNLGDMLDRMTGGLYRSTPHRVKNPTTHNRLSFPFFFDPNFNAEVKAIDLSLAVKDDKDERWDKASVHEFQGTYGEYLLNKVAKVFPQLREKII
- a CDS encoding PQQ-binding-like beta-propeller repeat protein translates to MKKISVFAVTAFLFSLINASVIADNQQAHWPEWRGPSFNGMARGDAPTSWDETKNIKWKASIPGRGHSTPIIWGDKIFLTTATPTGKTPPPAPEAGGQGRRGGLSGGGAMAQVEHKFEVLCLNRKTGKILWQKTARVATPHEGYHRMYGSFASNSPVTDGKYVYVSFGSRGVYCFDMNGKLIWEKDLGVQMRMRLQFGEGTAPALDKDKLILTFDHEAGSFIVALDKQTGKELWRVSRDEISAWSVPLIIEYGGRRQIIVAASKKVRSYDAQTGKVIWECAGLGSNVIPAPIFYNGVVYVMSGHRDPKLMAIKLGKEGDLTGTDAVLWTHTRGMSYTASPVLHDGKLYVLTDGGQVSCFNVATGEPYFQQVRLPRPYNFKASPVGANGKLYLASEDGEVIILKMTDKLEVLTTNKLEDQMFIASPVIVDGELFLRSQNTLYCISENKK